A single genomic interval of Streptomyces graminofaciens harbors:
- a CDS encoding UvrD-helicase domain-containing protein translates to MTSLYAPDAFIKDKVEALAQQLGLDLPHQEQWNFIQSLESLDLQAAPGSGKTSLIGLKLALLGQAWASPTRGICVLSHTNTAKDEITHRLTVTPAGRRLLQYPHFIGTIQAFTNTFLALPALRSRGIEVQTVDDQAYADEALRLLERHPRFRKLNTALGHRTNGPALVAEARYVCDAGDLVATGPDGTPPFKASSDSGQQFAALKEALTERGIFRYHDMFALAEHHLFQHPQLALAAAHRFPFVLLDEMQDTSDLQQRLLDKVFGPPGAVVQRVGDVNQRIFADAPDAAQPSSFPLPQAAQLPVSRRFGSKIAALASDLTVHRSQRIDGAGHDGTVALLLFDDDTVAEVVPAFERMAAATVPRQLLLDNPPRVLGARLTRGSAKAFPQSLSCYVPGFTTTPVQTTGSLITTTRAAQAQRQSGDNHAAITLLWNAIRAVARLASSGVLPPLRRLDRDPATAGGRARLLLHDLLTSPLDSHVEWAVLTARLLRLLPDLTQSPLKGVARLADPLAHIPYVAQPVAVVEAPADADQGVVASVAGSIQSAKGETHAATLILECLERSGKKYDVHEVLGLLSRQQDASKALVTIQRAAQLVFVGATRPTHLLAFAAHRTRAEPYVEAITARGWSVHDIHARNAIPTV, encoded by the coding sequence ATGACGAGTCTCTACGCGCCCGACGCCTTCATCAAGGACAAGGTCGAAGCCCTCGCCCAGCAGCTCGGCCTCGACCTGCCGCACCAGGAACAGTGGAACTTCATCCAGAGCCTGGAATCCCTGGACCTCCAGGCAGCTCCCGGCTCGGGAAAGACCAGTCTGATCGGTCTGAAGCTCGCCCTCCTGGGCCAGGCATGGGCCTCGCCCACACGCGGCATCTGCGTCCTGTCTCACACCAATACGGCCAAGGACGAGATCACCCACCGCCTCACCGTCACACCGGCGGGACGCCGCCTGCTGCAGTACCCGCACTTCATCGGCACGATCCAGGCCTTCACCAACACCTTTCTCGCCCTGCCGGCCCTACGGTCCCGGGGCATTGAAGTCCAGACCGTCGACGACCAGGCCTACGCGGACGAAGCCCTCCGGCTGCTCGAACGCCACCCCCGGTTCCGGAAACTCAACACCGCACTCGGGCACCGCACGAACGGCCCCGCACTGGTCGCCGAGGCCCGCTACGTCTGCGACGCCGGAGACCTGGTCGCGACCGGACCTGACGGCACCCCTCCCTTCAAAGCATCCAGCGACAGCGGCCAACAGTTCGCCGCCCTCAAGGAAGCGCTCACCGAGCGAGGCATCTTCCGCTACCACGACATGTTCGCCCTCGCCGAGCACCACCTCTTCCAGCACCCCCAGCTCGCGCTGGCCGCCGCCCACCGCTTCCCCTTCGTCCTCCTGGACGAAATGCAGGACACCAGCGACCTCCAACAACGCCTGCTCGACAAGGTCTTCGGCCCGCCGGGCGCGGTCGTTCAGCGCGTGGGCGACGTCAACCAGCGCATCTTCGCCGACGCACCGGATGCCGCACAGCCCTCGTCGTTCCCCCTGCCGCAGGCCGCTCAACTGCCCGTCAGCCGCCGGTTCGGCAGCAAGATCGCAGCACTCGCCAGCGACCTCACGGTCCACCGCAGCCAACGCATCGACGGCGCTGGCCACGACGGGACCGTCGCCCTCCTGCTCTTCGACGACGACACCGTCGCCGAGGTCGTACCGGCCTTCGAACGGATGGCAGCGGCCACGGTCCCCCGCCAGCTGCTGCTGGACAACCCGCCCCGCGTCCTGGGCGCCCGCCTCACGCGGGGAAGCGCCAAGGCCTTTCCACAATCCCTCTCCTGCTACGTACCCGGCTTCACCACCACGCCGGTCCAGACAACCGGCAGTCTCATCACGACGACACGCGCCGCCCAGGCCCAGCGGCAATCCGGCGACAACCACGCAGCGATCACACTCCTGTGGAACGCAATCCGTGCCGTAGCCCGACTCGCCAGTTCCGGCGTCCTGCCCCCGCTGAGGCGACTGGATCGAGACCCGGCCACCGCCGGAGGCAGGGCACGCCTGCTCCTGCACGACCTCCTGACGAGCCCCCTCGACAGCCACGTCGAATGGGCTGTCCTCACCGCCCGGCTTCTGCGGCTCCTGCCCGACCTGACCCAGAGCCCCCTGAAGGGTGTCGCCCGTCTCGCAGATCCCCTTGCTCACATCCCGTACGTCGCCCAGCCAGTCGCTGTGGTTGAGGCGCCGGCTGATGCGGACCAGGGGGTGGTGGCGTCGGTTGCGGGATCGATCCAGAGTGCCAAGGGCGAAACTCATGCGGCGACGCTCATCCTTGAATGCCTTGAACGCAGCGGCAAGAAGTACGACGTACACGAGGTCCTCGGACTCCTGAGCCGACAGCAGGACGCCTCCAAAGCCTTGGTCACGATCCAGCGCGCAGCGCAACTCGTCTTTGTGGGCGCCACCCGCCCCACTCACCTGCTCGCCTTCGCCGCGCACCGCACACGAGCCGAACCGTACGTCGAGGCGATCACGGCCCGCGGCTGGTCTGTCCACGACATCCACGCGCGCAATGCGATCCCCACCGTGTGA